A part of Thermocrinis albus DSM 14484 genomic DNA contains:
- a CDS encoding 5'-3' exonuclease, translating to MKVLYLLDGSAFLYRSFFALPPLSTKDGFPTGAVYGFLRALLSIIKSEKPQYMAVVFDHPSPTVRKKEYAHYKTNRPTMPDPLKVQIPVIKELTVLLGIPLVEMEGYEADDIIAALTHRALEEGFKVRIYSPDKDILQLVKNEQVVVINPIKGEVLDERKVMEKFGVPPEKLADYLALVGDKVDNVEGVKGVGPKTALKVLEAYGSVENILSQWDSFIKAFPHASKENLERSYWLVKLHPPEEMSVDIQTLRIKDPRMDELRQMLQKLEIKSVLKDLEELYGTKKQRTLF from the coding sequence ATGAAGGTCCTTTATCTTCTGGATGGTTCGGCCTTTCTCTACAGGAGTTTCTTTGCTTTACCACCTTTATCTACGAAAGACGGATTTCCTACGGGAGCTGTATACGGCTTTTTGAGAGCCCTTCTCTCCATAATAAAGTCAGAGAAGCCCCAGTACATGGCGGTGGTTTTTGATCATCCATCACCTACGGTGAGGAAAAAGGAGTACGCCCATTACAAAACCAACAGACCCACCATGCCTGACCCCCTAAAGGTACAGATACCTGTAATAAAGGAACTGACGGTCCTTCTGGGAATACCCCTGGTGGAGATGGAAGGATACGAGGCTGACGATATAATAGCAGCGTTGACCCACAGGGCCTTGGAGGAAGGGTTTAAGGTACGTATCTACTCACCGGATAAGGACATACTTCAACTGGTGAAAAACGAGCAGGTGGTGGTCATAAACCCCATAAAGGGTGAGGTGCTGGATGAAAGGAAGGTTATGGAAAAGTTCGGTGTTCCACCCGAGAAGCTGGCCGATTATCTAGCACTGGTAGGAGACAAGGTGGACAACGTGGAGGGTGTAAAAGGTGTAGGACCGAAAACCGCGCTAAAAGTCCTGGAGGCTTATGGAAGCGTGGAGAACATCCTTTCACAGTGGGACAGCTTCATTAAAGCCTTCCCTCATGCCAGTAAAGAGAACTTAGAGAGATCCTACTGGCTGGTGAAACTACATCCTCCGGAGGAGATGTCTGTGGACATACAGACACTGAGGATAAAAGATCCACGCATGGATGAACTGCGACAGATGTTGCAAAAACTGGAGATAAAGAGTGTACTGAAGGATCTAGAAGAGCTTTACGGCACCAAAAAGCAAAGAACCCTCTTCTGA
- a CDS encoding flagellar hook-basal body protein encodes MALDYQPMYVLASGMMLSQRKLEVITNNMANVSTPSFKRDVMLASVWQAPTPLSVPSVDPRLPQNNFLYPVVGGIYTDLRQGGLRHTGNSTDLAIDGDGFFAVSSGNEVLYTRKGNFRLDKDGYLVNELGMRILTDNGSPVRVDGDLRITEDGSIFSGGLFYGRLGIYRLEGPQKIGSDLFRGRATPSERFKVLQGFLEDANVNPIEELVKLIEAHRAHEIYTNLIRSLDQLQEKITNQTV; translated from the coding sequence ATGGCTTTAGACTACCAGCCCATGTACGTGCTTGCCAGCGGTATGATGCTGTCCCAGAGGAAGCTGGAGGTGATCACCAACAACATGGCCAACGTCAGCACACCTTCCTTCAAAAGGGATGTTATGTTGGCCTCTGTTTGGCAGGCACCCACACCTCTGTCCGTACCCTCTGTAGATCCTCGGCTTCCCCAAAACAACTTCCTCTATCCCGTAGTGGGTGGAATCTACACTGATCTTAGACAGGGTGGCTTGAGACATACCGGTAACAGCACGGATCTTGCCATAGATGGGGATGGCTTCTTTGCTGTAAGTTCCGGTAACGAAGTTCTTTACACTCGTAAAGGTAACTTCAGGCTAGATAAAGATGGGTATCTGGTGAATGAGCTGGGTATGAGGATCCTCACCGACAACGGCTCCCCTGTAAGGGTGGATGGTGATCTGAGGATAACTGAGGATGGCAGTATCTTCTCAGGAGGTCTTTTCTACGGACGGCTTGGCATATATAGACTGGAAGGACCTCAGAAGATAGGTAGCGATCTGTTCAGAGGAAGGGCAACACCTTCTGAGCGTTTCAAAGTGTTACAGGGTTTTCTGGAAGATGCCAACGTCAATCCCATAGAGGAACTCGTAAAACTCATAGAAGCGCACAGAGCCCACGAGATATACACCAATCTCATAAGATCTCTAGATCAGCTTCAGGAGAAGATTACCAACCAGACTGTGTGA
- the pdxA gene encoding 4-hydroxythreonine-4-phosphate dehydrogenase PdxA, which produces MKVIGITIGDPAGVGPELIVRLTPHLDKETAYVVYGEYKILRACASHLGMDWEFPTVEKVEDIKEPGVYVIDLNVCDTDRPSASITSGKVAVAYLARAVVDGVTGKIKGMVTMPINKFWASRAGFSYSGQTEFLAQAFSVKDYAMLMYSEKVKVALLSTHLPLREAVQMVKKDLIKRKLLLVIGEYRRLFKVDPKVGVLGLNPHAGDMGQIGNEDVEEILPAVEELRSEGYKVEGPLSPDAAFLEPSAYDIFFCMYHDQGLIPFKILAFREGVNITLGIPIVRTSPAHGTAYSIAWKGKADISPSLHALHLCRQLVYNMDP; this is translated from the coding sequence GTGAAGGTAATAGGTATAACTATAGGAGATCCGGCTGGCGTAGGTCCCGAGCTTATAGTGAGACTCACCCCTCATCTGGACAAAGAAACTGCCTACGTGGTGTACGGCGAGTACAAAATTCTAAGGGCGTGTGCATCTCACTTGGGGATGGACTGGGAATTTCCCACAGTGGAGAAGGTGGAAGACATAAAAGAACCTGGTGTGTACGTGATAGATCTCAACGTATGTGATACAGACAGACCATCTGCTTCTATTACGTCTGGAAAGGTAGCTGTTGCGTATCTTGCAAGGGCTGTGGTGGACGGCGTAACAGGAAAAATCAAAGGTATGGTGACTATGCCCATCAACAAGTTCTGGGCATCACGCGCTGGTTTTTCTTACTCAGGTCAGACAGAGTTTCTGGCACAGGCTTTTTCCGTTAAAGATTACGCTATGCTCATGTACTCAGAGAAGGTGAAGGTGGCACTCTTGTCTACACACCTACCCCTCAGGGAAGCTGTCCAGATGGTCAAGAAAGATCTCATAAAGAGGAAGCTACTTTTGGTTATAGGGGAGTACAGAAGACTCTTCAAGGTTGATCCTAAGGTGGGTGTTTTGGGACTGAACCCTCATGCAGGAGATATGGGACAAATAGGAAACGAAGACGTAGAGGAGATATTACCCGCAGTGGAGGAGCTTAGAAGTGAAGGTTACAAAGTGGAAGGTCCTCTTTCTCCCGACGCTGCCTTTCTTGAACCCTCAGCCTACGATATCTTTTTCTGTATGTATCACGATCAGGGACTTATCCCTTTTAAGATTCTGGCCTTCAGAGAGGGTGTAAATATCACACTCGGTATACCTATAGTGAGAACGTCGCCAGCTCACGGTACCGCTTACTCCATCGCATGGAAAGGTAAGGCAGACATATCTCCCTCTCTCCATGCCCTGCATCTATGCCGACAGCTGGTTTACAATATGGACCCATGA
- the fdnG gene encoding formate dehydrogenase-N subunit alpha: MEVTRRGFLKLTGVSLGTGLIGSLGFDLSPAYARVRELKIAKAKAVKSICPYCSVSCGVLIYSLTDGAMNVKPRVIHVEGDPDDPVNRGTLCPKGATLRDFINSPQRLTKPLYRAPGSTEWKEITWEEAIERIARRIKDTRDRTFIERDAEGRVVNRCESIFWLTGCTIENEPGYLMVKLGRLLGLVALETQARVUHAPTVASLAARFGRGAMTNSWNDIKNADLIFVMGGNPAENHPCGFKWAIKARQERGAKIIAVDVRYHRTAAVADIFVQIRPGSDLAFMGGLINYVIQNKKYNEDYIKYFTNATYIVKDTYSFDPETGLFSGYDPEKRKYDTTLWDYERDEKGMVKKDMTMQHPRCVFQLLKKHYERYTPELVEKITGVPKEKFLEVAKLIAETGAPNKTMTHLYALGWTHHSWGSQVIGSMAILQLLLGNIGMPGGGVNALRGHANIQGMTDLAGEGRFLPGYLRPPKPEQQSLKEHLEANTPKPWDENSMNYWSNYPKFFISMLKAFYGDAATPENEFGYHYLPKTEKIISWDEAIDRMYRGKMEGVVAVGINILANTPNTRKTIEALSRLRWMVVMDPFMTEMANFWKYVDNPEKVQTEVFLLPAAVFAEKEGTKTNSARTLKWVYKAAEPPGDAKEELWFIGNLYMKLRELYQKEGGVFPDPILKAWWPYKNPYHPTADEVLAMEINGVALDDIKDDKGNVIAKKGERLPGFTALKEDGSTVCGMWLYCGVYPQSGNRAKSTDLSDPSGLGIYPGYGYSWPANRRILYNRASADPSGKPWDPKRRLVWWNEREQKWVGNDVPDIKPDLGPEYGPFIMLPEGRGRLYSHFLVDGPFPEHYEPYESPVKNPLHPKGTGMNPVVKVYKSDVDLLGTPDKFPYAATTYRVTEHFHFWTKHVYGASILFARMFIEIPEELAKELGINQGDRVRVVTARGSAEAYALPTKRIKPLIVNGKKVYTVGIPIHWGYEGVVRGSLANLITPFIWDPNSQTPEYKGFLCKIEKIKA, translated from the coding sequence ATGGAGGTGACAAGACGAGGGTTTCTAAAGTTAACAGGTGTATCGTTGGGAACAGGTTTAATAGGCAGTTTAGGTTTCGACCTCTCCCCTGCCTACGCGAGGGTGAGAGAACTTAAAATTGCGAAAGCAAAAGCTGTGAAAAGTATATGCCCTTACTGTTCCGTTTCGTGTGGTGTCCTCATATACTCCCTCACTGACGGCGCCATGAACGTTAAACCTAGGGTGATACACGTAGAGGGTGATCCAGATGACCCAGTAAACAGGGGAACTCTATGTCCCAAAGGTGCAACGCTGCGAGACTTCATAAACTCTCCTCAAAGACTGACAAAACCTCTCTATAGGGCTCCTGGCTCTACAGAGTGGAAGGAAATAACGTGGGAGGAGGCTATAGAGAGGATAGCAAGGAGAATTAAGGATACTAGAGATAGGACGTTTATAGAAAGGGATGCGGAGGGACGGGTGGTAAACAGATGTGAGAGTATCTTTTGGCTTACAGGGTGCACGATAGAAAACGAACCCGGTTATCTTATGGTAAAGTTGGGAAGATTACTGGGTCTCGTAGCGTTAGAGACACAAGCGCGAGTGTGACACGCTCCTACAGTGGCCAGTTTGGCCGCAAGATTTGGTAGGGGGGCCATGACCAACTCATGGAATGATATAAAGAACGCTGATCTGATTTTTGTTATGGGGGGGAATCCTGCGGAAAACCATCCGTGTGGCTTCAAGTGGGCAATAAAAGCTAGGCAAGAGAGAGGGGCTAAGATCATAGCGGTGGACGTTAGGTATCATAGAACTGCCGCTGTGGCTGATATCTTCGTGCAGATAAGACCTGGTTCAGACTTGGCCTTCATGGGTGGACTTATAAACTACGTGATTCAAAACAAGAAGTATAACGAAGATTACATTAAGTACTTTACAAACGCTACTTACATAGTAAAAGATACTTACAGCTTCGACCCAGAGACGGGACTGTTTTCTGGGTACGATCCCGAAAAAAGGAAGTATGACACCACACTGTGGGACTACGAGAGAGACGAAAAAGGTATGGTAAAGAAAGACATGACGATGCAACACCCACGATGCGTCTTTCAATTACTTAAGAAACATTATGAGAGATATACACCGGAGTTGGTGGAGAAGATCACAGGGGTTCCTAAAGAGAAGTTTTTAGAGGTGGCAAAGCTCATAGCAGAAACCGGCGCACCTAACAAAACCATGACACACCTTTACGCACTCGGTTGGACTCATCATAGCTGGGGTAGCCAAGTGATCGGTTCAATGGCTATACTTCAGCTGCTCCTCGGTAACATAGGTATGCCGGGCGGAGGTGTAAACGCTCTGAGAGGTCATGCCAATATACAGGGTATGACGGATCTAGCGGGAGAGGGAAGATTTCTGCCAGGATACCTTAGGCCTCCAAAGCCTGAGCAACAAAGTCTGAAAGAACATCTTGAGGCAAACACGCCGAAACCTTGGGATGAAAACTCTATGAATTACTGGTCCAACTATCCTAAGTTCTTCATAAGTATGCTGAAGGCCTTTTACGGGGATGCAGCAACGCCTGAGAATGAATTCGGTTACCACTACTTACCCAAGACAGAGAAGATTATAAGCTGGGATGAAGCCATAGATAGGATGTACAGAGGTAAAATGGAAGGTGTCGTTGCGGTAGGCATCAACATACTGGCCAACACCCCCAATACCAGAAAAACTATTGAGGCCCTATCCCGCCTCAGATGGATGGTGGTCATGGATCCCTTTATGACGGAGATGGCCAACTTTTGGAAATATGTAGATAATCCAGAGAAGGTCCAAACGGAGGTTTTTCTACTCCCGGCAGCTGTGTTTGCTGAAAAGGAAGGTACCAAAACCAACAGTGCCCGTACCCTTAAGTGGGTGTACAAAGCTGCGGAACCACCGGGTGATGCCAAAGAAGAGCTATGGTTCATAGGAAACTTATATATGAAACTCAGAGAGCTTTATCAGAAGGAGGGTGGGGTTTTCCCCGACCCCATACTGAAGGCTTGGTGGCCTTATAAAAACCCATACCATCCGACTGCCGACGAGGTACTGGCCATGGAGATAAACGGTGTAGCGTTAGATGACATAAAGGATGATAAGGGTAACGTCATAGCCAAAAAGGGCGAGAGACTGCCGGGCTTCACAGCTCTGAAAGAAGATGGTAGCACCGTATGTGGTATGTGGTTGTACTGTGGCGTTTACCCTCAATCTGGAAACAGAGCAAAGAGCACTGATCTTTCGGACCCTTCGGGACTTGGTATATACCCTGGTTATGGTTACTCTTGGCCTGCCAATAGGAGGATTCTTTACAACAGGGCTTCGGCCGACCCTTCTGGTAAACCATGGGATCCTAAACGCCGTCTCGTATGGTGGAACGAAAGAGAACAGAAATGGGTAGGTAACGATGTACCAGATATAAAGCCTGACTTAGGTCCTGAGTATGGTCCCTTCATAATGCTTCCAGAAGGTAGGGGAAGACTGTACTCCCACTTCCTGGTAGACGGTCCGTTCCCCGAACATTACGAACCCTATGAATCACCTGTAAAGAACCCGTTACACCCCAAGGGAACTGGGATGAACCCAGTAGTGAAAGTCTATAAGTCGGACGTGGATCTTCTCGGAACACCGGATAAGTTCCCCTATGCCGCAACTACCTACAGGGTCACAGAACACTTCCATTTCTGGACAAAGCACGTTTACGGCGCATCTATCCTCTTTGCCCGTATGTTTATAGAGATACCTGAGGAGTTGGCAAAGGAGCTTGGCATAAATCAAGGAGATAGGGTTAGGGTAGTAACGGCTAGAGGTTCTGCAGAGGCTTATGCCTTACCTACAAAGAGGATAAAACCCCTTATAGTTAACGGTAAAAAGGTGTATACCGTGGGTATACCTATACACTGGGGGTACGAGGGTGTGGTGAGAGGTTCTCTGGCAAACCTGATAACCCCTTTCATATGGGATCCCAACTCTCAGACACCTGAGTACAAGGGTTTCCTCTGCAAAATAGAGAAGATCAAAGCTTAA
- the fdxH gene encoding formate dehydrogenase subunit beta, with protein MSNVTTEGTVGLGLRRVSASGSPAQDIKRSDQLAILVDVSSCIGCKGCEAACSQWHDLKPPLPDERAPFIGYQSFPDLLPNVFMLMKFREVETERGVEWFITKYQCMHCGDPGCLKACPSPGAIVQYANGVVDFDHSKCIGCKFCLSGCPFDVPRYDSNNKPWKCNFCIDRVSAGLEPACVKACPTNCLHFGTKEEMVRRAQKIIAQLQQRGFKNATLYDPAGVGGTGYIYVLPHGDKLEMYGLPKEASISPLVNLWKGPLKLLGSVVLWGTLVGAFLQLIIFGPIRVGKKEKSKEEV; from the coding sequence ATGAGCAACGTGACCACTGAAGGTACCGTAGGATTGGGCCTGAGGAGAGTGTCTGCCTCAGGCTCTCCTGCTCAGGATATAAAGAGAAGTGACCAACTGGCTATATTGGTAGACGTTTCCTCCTGCATAGGATGCAAGGGGTGTGAAGCTGCATGTTCCCAATGGCACGATCTGAAACCTCCTTTACCTGATGAGAGAGCACCCTTCATAGGTTATCAGTCATTCCCCGATTTACTGCCCAACGTGTTTATGCTGATGAAGTTCCGAGAAGTGGAAACGGAGAGAGGTGTGGAATGGTTCATAACAAAGTATCAGTGTATGCACTGCGGTGATCCCGGCTGTTTGAAGGCATGTCCATCACCCGGTGCGATAGTACAGTATGCAAACGGTGTAGTAGACTTTGATCACTCTAAATGTATAGGCTGTAAGTTTTGTCTTTCCGGTTGTCCTTTCGATGTACCTCGTTACGATTCCAACAACAAACCCTGGAAGTGTAACTTCTGTATTGACAGAGTGTCCGCCGGACTAGAACCTGCCTGTGTGAAGGCATGTCCCACCAACTGTTTACACTTCGGGACTAAAGAGGAGATGGTGAGAAGAGCACAGAAGATAATAGCACAACTTCAGCAGCGGGGATTTAAAAATGCAACTCTCTATGATCCTGCAGGCGTAGGAGGTACAGGGTACATCTATGTCTTACCTCATGGAGACAAACTTGAGATGTACGGACTACCTAAGGAGGCAAGCATATCACCGTTAGTAAATTTGTGGAAAGGTCCTCTGAAACTGCTGGGAAGCGTTGTCCTGTGGGGTACGCTGGTAGGTGCCTTCCTACAGCTCATAATCTTCGGTCCCATAAGGGTGGGTAAAAAAGAAAAAAGCAAGGAGGAGGTATAA
- a CDS encoding formate dehydrogenase subunit gamma, whose product MEDVKKLEDTEIERFSRWDRLLHWIVAISFLYLFLSGLGIYSPRFHWLLWILGGGEFAAWLHRWVGIVYSVGVLLMFLRWAKDFMLAGDDIRWLKGVKYYIRGEEEKLPEVGKYNAGQKLFGWVVFVGTLVFLLSGIVMWFPGSFPSYVVRVAIVLHDVAFIIVGAGFIVHVYMGTIGVPGSLSGMITGKVSALWAMYHHPKWFKEVMRR is encoded by the coding sequence ATGGAGGATGTAAAGAAATTGGAAGATACCGAGATAGAAAGGTTCTCAAGATGGGACAGACTACTACATTGGATAGTGGCCATTTCCTTTCTGTACCTCTTTCTGTCTGGACTAGGAATATACTCACCTAGGTTCCACTGGCTACTTTGGATACTGGGGGGTGGCGAGTTTGCCGCATGGCTTCATAGGTGGGTGGGTATAGTCTACTCGGTGGGAGTTCTACTGATGTTTTTGAGATGGGCGAAGGACTTTATGTTGGCCGGTGACGATATACGGTGGCTGAAGGGGGTGAAGTATTACATAAGGGGAGAGGAGGAAAAACTGCCGGAGGTTGGTAAATACAACGCTGGACAGAAACTATTTGGGTGGGTTGTGTTTGTGGGTACACTGGTGTTTCTCCTTTCGGGTATAGTCATGTGGTTTCCTGGAAGCTTCCCCTCGTACGTGGTAAGGGTGGCAATAGTACTGCACGATGTGGCCTTCATAATAGTAGGTGCTGGCTTTATAGTCCACGTGTACATGGGCACCATAGGTGTGCCAGGTTCCCTCTCTGGTATGATAACTGGAAAAGTTTCGGCTCTTTGGGCCATGTATCACCATCCTAAGTGGTTCAAGGAGGTTATGAGGAGGTGA
- a CDS encoding superoxide dismutase family protein, giving the protein MGSVVKGMVLCATLFFFSKAQEMEVKAHADLINQKGEKIGTAEFLQTNGGVLIKLRASGLPPNSELALHIHEVGKCDPPDFMSAKGHFNPYKKKHGLLNPDGPHAGDMPNVFTDSNGNLRVDVLNTFITLEPNKENSLLREGGTALIVHHHRDDYKTDPAGNAGPRIACGVIR; this is encoded by the coding sequence ATGGGAAGTGTGGTCAAGGGTATGGTGCTCTGCGCCACCCTCTTCTTTTTCTCAAAAGCTCAGGAAATGGAAGTAAAGGCACATGCAGACCTGATAAACCAGAAGGGCGAGAAGATAGGCACGGCAGAGTTTCTGCAAACGAACGGTGGCGTTCTTATAAAGCTTCGTGCGAGTGGACTTCCACCTAACTCAGAACTCGCTTTACATATACACGAAGTTGGGAAGTGCGACCCACCGGACTTTATGTCCGCAAAAGGGCACTTCAATCCCTATAAAAAGAAGCACGGACTTTTAAACCCAGATGGACCACATGCAGGGGACATGCCCAATGTATTTACCGATTCCAACGGAAACCTCAGGGTGGATGTGCTAAACACCTTTATAACCCTCGAGCCTAATAAAGAGAACAGTCTTCTAAGAGAAGGTGGAACCGCTCTCATAGTACACCACCACCGTGATGACTACAAAACAGACCCAGCAGGAAATGCAGGACCCAGAATAGCCTGCGGAGTTATAAGATGA
- the fdhE gene encoding formate dehydrogenase accessory protein FdhE, whose translation MNHEVRDRIKVLSKRHPESLHMLQFMERVLEFQHRAQATVQEIDWSRNLHILIDLLQLCVSIGPSSLKERAKEFMEFDENTLCAMVTKFLEDKTATDIDRFIFLTFLGPIYSSWASKGRYDSKGWLKKVCPVCGFKPYVSYVVDEEEVEGARYLTCVMCGFSWYFNRTSCVACGNNEDHLLEYYYTEGEEYVQLQVCHRCGTYIKVLDMRVEGTVIPILDDIATVSMDLWARQRGFVRYEKNLLGL comes from the coding sequence ATGAATCATGAAGTTCGTGACAGGATAAAGGTTCTTTCAAAGAGACATCCAGAATCTCTACATATGCTTCAGTTTATGGAAAGAGTATTGGAATTCCAGCACAGGGCACAAGCTACAGTGCAAGAAATAGACTGGTCACGTAATCTTCATATCCTTATAGATTTGCTCCAACTATGTGTGAGTATCGGACCTTCATCACTGAAGGAACGAGCGAAGGAATTTATGGAGTTCGATGAAAACACCCTCTGTGCTATGGTGACTAAGTTCTTGGAGGACAAAACTGCCACAGATATAGACAGATTCATCTTTTTGACCTTCTTGGGGCCCATATACTCCTCGTGGGCTAGCAAAGGCAGATACGACAGTAAAGGGTGGCTGAAAAAGGTGTGTCCGGTGTGTGGTTTCAAGCCTTATGTGTCCTATGTAGTAGATGAAGAAGAAGTAGAGGGGGCACGATATCTTACCTGCGTTATGTGTGGTTTTAGCTGGTACTTTAACAGAACTAGCTGTGTAGCCTGTGGGAACAACGAAGATCATCTTTTGGAATATTACTACACAGAAGGAGAAGAATACGTGCAGCTTCAGGTTTGTCATAGGTGCGGTACTTACATTAAGGTACTAGACATGAGGGTTGAAGGGACCGTGATCCCTATACTGGACGATATAGCGACAGTCAGTATGGACCTGTGGGCAAGACAGAGAGGTTTTGTGAGGTATGAAAAAAACTTACTTGGGCTCTAA
- a CDS encoding glycine cleavage system protein H: MDYIEVLGCKIKKDRLYRINEERMIFQWVKREGKSVYSVGFTPILAYLIYPVYAIKLKPVGTKVEYDGNLAVIEAGKRVLTFPSPLTGTVVEVNGTLERDPSPIVADPYGAWLVKIESTDVVNLRKLRKAQDVVEIFRKVIIREDIECLPRS, from the coding sequence ATGGATTACATAGAAGTCTTGGGTTGCAAAATAAAAAAGGATAGGTTGTACAGGATTAACGAGGAGAGAATGATCTTTCAATGGGTGAAGAGAGAAGGTAAAAGTGTGTACTCCGTAGGTTTTACTCCAATTCTTGCATACTTAATATATCCTGTGTATGCTATAAAGCTAAAACCTGTAGGTACTAAAGTGGAGTATGATGGTAATCTGGCCGTCATAGAGGCTGGGAAAAGGGTCCTAACTTTTCCATCACCTCTCACTGGAACTGTTGTGGAAGTCAACGGAACCCTAGAGAGGGATCCGTCTCCCATCGTAGCTGACCCTTACGGTGCATGGCTTGTAAAGATAGAATCCACCGATGTGGTCAATCTTAGAAAACTGAGAAAGGCACAGGATGTGGTAGAGATCTTCAGAAAGGTTATAATCAGAGAGGACATAGAATGTCTTCCAAGAAGCTGA